A stretch of the Aspergillus puulaauensis MK2 DNA, chromosome 6, nearly complete sequence genome encodes the following:
- a CDS encoding Zn(II)2Cys6 transcription factor domain-containing protein (COG:S;~EggNog:ENOG410PVJB;~InterPro:IPR036864,IPR001138;~PFAM:PF00172;~TransMembrane:1 (o622-641i);~go_function: GO:0000981 - DNA-binding transcription factor activity, RNA polymerase II-specific [Evidence IEA];~go_function: GO:0008270 - zinc ion binding [Evidence IEA];~go_process: GO:0006355 - regulation of transcription, DNA-templated [Evidence IEA]): MPDAKLERGTRGRYARLLCQRCRARKIKCNLPDRSQLGPLGSPQPPEQSCERCRNLGLECVIERSTLGRPSLKRSESTSAHSYPAAQNEQVGLLFNAQIKDHSAIESAQSPGGTESTASPGTTQEIRAVADKTVFESVMEFQNFFASALGKDRIFGATIPRATSGYTTPLPELVSEQMASSLDKELAWYKFFIPGLPGLLGIRRRLESGDGLNIGTNLLFALLCLIACDTTANFDRSHSALKRNLQLAVSSYGQEFIFSPPTHRDSVLVCLLAADYRPTAMAVSQHTAHRAIKSTLYLNIAVRVAEKLQMLPSQLNLSFADIPAMGNEEFEHQITYSLQGMKAFTQDLILDGLLSRPVQVLQEALDRMAPHIHVYQHVFQHRPCSPRVIFQIQWATASYMLLDALKEIKQNWTNPQRLYHVVDEIEQRCLEQIRFGRLALSNTTQSGPPEGVPVARALLEYRFHAVIGRIYGIALLHVMVLRSRTSNNSLPGDSEIDPQEANEIGATLSDAMTNISDELGVQIVTFLSRFGHPFPERLLTVLEMFIGSTDLKLDGVPFQAPFRDMVLDILIFSRSIVENNSINVRNLYGRMRDNADQQVLVIAECAKRFSNMVASPVKSIEAAFAGGCVFAASTKVMMAFLDIMRDLKRESDLGNAGPLPAAAGTSAEGPGIRSSASEQNPGSLWSTELMPNSFNADEFLFDWSTIMGFDKDMLNNDSNLGFGFG, translated from the exons ATGCCTGACGCAAAGCTTGAACGGGGAACCAGGGGTCGATATGCTCGCCTGCTCTGCCAACGCTGCAGGGCCAGGAAGATCAAATGCAATCTGCCAGATAGAAGCCAGCTTGGGCCTCTGGGCTCCCCGCAACCGCCAGAACAGTCGTGCGAACGGTGCCGCAACCTGGGCCTGGAATGCGTGATTGAGCGTTCGACCCTGGGCCGTCCATCCCTCAAGCGCAGCGAGAGCACTTCTGCCCACAGCTATCCAGCTGCGCAAAATGAACAAGTCGGCCTTCTGTTCAATGCTCAGATCAAGGATCACTCGGCCATAGAGTCAGCCCAGAGTCCAGGAGGCACAGAGTCAACCGCTAGTCCAGGAACCACACAAGAAATACGCGCGGTGGCCGACAAGACCGTGTTCGAGTCCGTCATGGAATTCCAGAACTTCTTTGCGTCCGCCTTGGGCAAAGACAGGATATTTGGTGCTACTATTCCTCGGGCTACTTCTGGCTACACGACTCCTTTGCCAGAGCTGGTGAGCGAGCAGATGGCGAGCAGCCTCGACAAGGA GCTGGCCTGGTACAAATTTTTTATCCCCGGTCTACCAGGCTTATTAGGCATAAGACGCCGTCTCGAGTCAGGCGATGGGCTCAATATTGGCACCAACCTGCTCTTCGCACTGCTTTGCCTCATCGCCTGCGACACAACGGCCAACTTCGACCGGTCTCATTCAGCCCTGAAGAGGAACCTTCAGCTGGCTGTTTCATCCTACGGCCAGGAGTTTATCTTCTCGCCGCCCACTCACCGCGACTCTGTGCTTGTTTGTCTTCTCGCGGCTGATTACAGACCCACTGCAATGGCAGTGTCTCAACACACTGCACACAGGGCGATCAAGTCGACATTGTACCTTAATATAGCAGTCAGGGTTGCTGAAAAGTTACAAATGCTACCTTCGCAACTCAATCTCAGCTTTGCCGACATACCAGCCATGGGCAACGAGGAATTCGAACACCAGATCACATATTCTTTACAAGGAATGAAAGCCTTCACCCAGGACCTCATCCTTGATGGACTGTTGTCAAGACCAGTCCAGGTACTGCAAGAAGCGCTCGATCGCATGGCACCCCACATCCACGTTTACCAACATGTCTTTCAACATCGACCCTGCTCTCCAAGGGTTATTTTTCAAATACAGTGGGCTACGGCGAGCTACATGCTTTTAGACGCGTTGAAAGAAATAAAGCAGAACTGGACCAACCCACAACGGCTGTATCATGTTGTTGACGAGATTGAACAACGGTGTCTTGAGCAGATCCGATTCGGCCGCCTGGCTCTGTCCAATACTACGCAGTCTGGGCCCCCTGAAGGCGTACCGGTTGCTCGAGCTTTGCTGGAATATCGATTCCATGCAGTCATCGGACGAATATATGGGATTGCACTTCTTCATGTCATGGTTCTCCGGTCCAGAACGTCAAACAACAGCCTGCCAGGGGATTCTGAGATAGATCCCCAGGAAGCAAATGAAATAGGCGCCACACTCTCGGATGCCATGACCAATATTTCCGATGAACTTGGTGTCCAGATTGTGACATTCCTCTCGCGCTTTGGGCATCCCTTCCCCGAGAGGCTACTCACGGTGCTGGAAATGTTCATCGGATCCACAGATTTGAAACTTGATGGTGTACCGTTTCAAGCCCCGTTCCGGGACATGGTTCTCGATATACTCATATTTTCCAGATCTATTGTGGagaacaacagcatcaatgTCAGGAATCTGTATGGAAGGATGAGGGACAACGCCGACCAGCAGGTCCTGGTTATTGCCGAGTGTGCCAAAAGATTCAGTAACATGGTGGCTTCCCCTGTTAAGTCCATTGAAGCTGCTTTTGCCGGAGGCTGCGTGTTTGCCGCGAGTACCAAAGTCATGATGGCTTTTTTGGATATCATGAGAGATTTGAAAAGGGAAAGTGATCTTGGAAACGCTGGTCCCCTACCGGCTGCGGCTGGTACCTCAGCAGAGGGGCCAGGCATCAGAAGTTCTGCTTCTGAACAGAACCCAGGAAGTCTGTGGTCTACCGAGCTCATGCCCAATTCGTTCAACGCTGATGAATTTCTTTTCGACTGGTCCACGATAATGGGCTTTGACAAGGACATGCTAAATAATGATTCCAATCTTGGCTTCGGTTTTGGTTAA
- a CDS encoding GFA family protein (COG:S;~EggNog:ENOG410PNNS;~InterPro:IPR011057,IPR006913;~PFAM:PF04828;~go_function: GO:0016846 - carbon-sulfur lyase activity [Evidence IEA]) — MAAAPENTAPWFPLAGSARDGWSTKEEATATCYCGAVQLAFPTQGPGLVDTFICNCTDCHKITASMFATNFVINDAYLKHLRGKDILTIYSQSKTTITGKAMTNCFCSVCGSLMYRTSEVFPGHSVLRTGTVDDFSLHETKLKPRVEIFTKDRVGWLCGANGVEQFKVAPPTLGDTPVPSP; from the exons ATGGCTGCAGCACCTGAGAACACAGCCCCCTGGTTTCCGCTTGCAGGGAGCGCCAGGGATGGCTGGTCGACCAAGGAAGAGGCAACAGCTACATGCTACTGCGGAGCTGTGCAGTTGGCATTT CCAACACAAGGCCCTGGTCTTGTTGACACATTTATTTGCAACTGCACAGATTGCCACAAGATCACTGCATCCATGTTCGCGACCAATTTTGTTATCAACGACGCGTATTTAAAGCACTTGCGTGGTAAagacatcctcaccatctaTAGCCAGTCGAAGACCACGATCACCGGCAAGGCAATGACGAACTGCTTCTGTTCTGTGTGTGGCTCGCTTATGTATCGCACGAGTGAAGTGTTTCCAGGACACAGTGTGCTACGCACCGGCACAGTTGATGATTTTAGTCTGCATGAGACGAAATTGAAGCCAAGGGTCGAGATCTTTACCAAGGACCGCGTGGGTTGGCTTTGCGGTGCAAATGGCGTTGAACAGTTTAAGGTAGCACCTCCAACGCTTGGGGATACCCCCGTTCCAAGTCCCTGA
- a CDS encoding zinc-dependent alcohol dehydrogenase family protein (COG:Q;~EggNog:ENOG410Q2YF;~InterPro:IPR013154,IPR013149,IPR036291,IPR011032, IPR020843;~PFAM:PF00107,PF08240,PF13602;~go_function: GO:0016491 - oxidoreductase activity [Evidence IEA];~go_process: GO:0055114 - oxidation-reduction process [Evidence IEA]): MQQMKAVRLARIGTKASAELHDEPLPIPGQHQVLVKVHAASLNYRDMVVLRGEYPGETKKDVVPLSDGAGQVVAVGKGVKRVEPGDRVTVSCLTSWIGGPSIAEYRSSSVGFTIDGMLAEYAVFYEDALVRIPNYLSYVEAASLPCAAVTAWAGLNKIEPLQPGHTVLIQGTGGVSLFTLQFAKILNARVLAITSSDEKAAKLKELGADAAVNYSTCPDWDREILALTNGKGVDRVLDIAGEKTIIKSGASTKIGGVIVAVGFASGFGGGLPPIDILARSLTVTGSSIGSRLDFEAMLAAMARRETRPVIDQVYPFAEYREAYRRLESGQQVGKIVIEVTPAAV; the protein is encoded by the coding sequence ATGCAGCAAATGAAAGCGGTGCGCCTTGCTAGAATCGGAACAAAGGCAAGCGCCGAGCTCCACGACGAGCCACTACCGATCCCTGGCCAGCACCAAGTCCTGGTTAAGGTACATGCCGCTTCGCTGAACTACCGCGACATGGTCGTATTGAGGGGGGAATATCCCGGGGAAACGAAGAAGGATGTTGTCCCCCTCTCTGACGGAGCCGGCCAGGTTGTGGCAGTTGGCAAAGGCGTCAAGCGCGTGGAGCCCGGGGATCGGGTCACAGTTAGTTGCCTCACATCCTGGATCGGTGGCCCAAGCATCGCGGAGTATCGCTCCAGCAGCGTCGGTTTTACTATCGACGGGATGCTGGCTGAGTACGCGGTGTTCTATGAAGACGCCCTTGTCCGAATTCCGAACTACCTCTCCTATGTGGAGGCTGCCTCCCTCCCGTGTGCGGCTGTTACAGCGTGGGCCGGCCTTAATAAAATCGAGCCGCTGCAGCCGGGCCATACCGTGCTGATCCAGGGCACAGGTGGTGTCTCGCTTTTCACATTGCAGTTTGCGAAAATCCTTAACGCTCGCGTGCTGGCGATTACCTCGTCAGATGAGAAGGCTGCTAAGCTCAAGGAGTTGGGCGCTGATGCTGCGGTGAACTATAGCACCTGCCCTGACTGGGATCGCGAAATACTTGCTCTTACCAATGGTAAGGGGGTTGACAGGGTGCTGGATATCGCCGGGGAGAAGACTATTATCAAGTCCGGGGCGTCGACGAAGATAGGCGGCGTCATCGTCGCGGTTGGCTTCGCAAgcggcttcggcggcggGCTCCCACCGATTGATATACTGGCTCGAAGTCTGACGGTGACAGGATCCTCTATTGGTTCACGGCTGGATTTCGAGGCGATGCTGGCAGCGATGGCAAGGCGCGAGACCCGGCCTGTTATTGACCAGGTGTATCCTTTTGCAGAGTACCGTGAGGCTTATCGCAGactggagtctggacagCAAGTCGGCAAAATTGTTATTGAAGTCACACCGGCGGCTGTCTAG